The Raphanus sativus cultivar WK10039 chromosome 2, ASM80110v3, whole genome shotgun sequence genome includes a region encoding these proteins:
- the LOC108839380 gene encoding uncharacterized protein LOC108839380 has translation MKWNWSVRGIQYGTSTSRSGCSLFESENSLVQGDKQEEKLQTNEEAVCEEGSNKNDNDQETIDLENCVDLDEIPVLKNANTETDNDHKESDIQAFESLGQVDQLEIEQAIQENDPEPEKVITFHEERGVDQPDGDSATEPEDDGSGVDSDGTVSEADSNQAVQGSDIAEEEMILSELEGSVTAPTSPSHLLEEAKVKAAPVSPFAPESISAQFPRPNKSATTTSKNSAMKLVSVDNNNKENNMEMMVNVSDNGEIKAEAKKQKKKKVEFDEENLKDVSMRQLVKMVKELSIKSSNNRTTLQMLPGNNHIAE, from the exons ATGAAATGGAACTGGAGTGTTCGAGGAATACAGTATGGCACATCAACCTCTAGAAGTGGTTGTAGCCTTTTTG AATCAGAGAATAGTTTAGTCCAAGGAgacaaacaagaagaaaaattaCAGACTAATGAAGAAGCTGTTTGTGAGGAAGGTTCCAATAAGAATGACAACGATCAGGAGACTATAGATCTTGAGAATTGTGTTGATCTTGATGAGATTCCTGTCTTGAAAAATGCCAACACCGAGACAGACAATGATCATAAAG AGTCGGACATTCAAGCTTTTGAAAGTTTAGGACAAGTCGACCAACTTGAGATAGAACAAGCAATCCAGGAGAATGATCCAGAGCCTGAGAAAGTGATTACTTTCCATGAAGAAAGAGGGGTAGACCAACCTGATGGTGATTCAGCAACTGAACCAGAAGATGATGGTTCTGGTGTTGACTCAGATGGCACAGTCTCTGAAGCCGATTCAAACCAAGCCGTACAGGGATCTGATATCGCTGAAGAAGAGATGATTCTATCTGAATTAGAAGGTTCTGTAACTGCTCCAACGTCTCCTTCTCATCTGCTTGAAGAGGCTAAAGTCAAAGCAGCTCCAGTATCTCCATTCGCACCAGAATCAATCTCTGCTCAGTTTCCAAGACCAAACAAATCAGCAACAACCACATCAAAGAACTCGGCTATGAAGCTGGTCAGTGTCGACAACAATAACAAGGAGAACAACATGGAGATGATGGTGAATGTTAGTGACAATGGAGAGATCAAAGCTGAGGctaagaaacagaagaagaagaaggtggagTTCGATGAAGAGAACTTGAAAGATGTTAGCATGAGGCAACTTGTGAAGATGGTGAAGGAACTCTCTATAAAAAGCAGTAACAACAGAACAACATTGCAGATGTTGCCTGGTAATAATCATATTGCAGAGTAG
- the LOC108842516 gene encoding uncharacterized protein LOC108842516, which produces MITTHRSDITAKEAAASSLVEEDAGINRNSGRREVVWNNLYVPEKEPEWDVDSFDGREYESDPEDREFFNDEDRYQKHRQSRIEALKNKGFLPDEAYGIYTFCNLQSQTAAVASSRELVTDLASLCVKKYNEDKGMTLEVDSVVRATVSRGGRWKFYLTLMAREYHNGPLVEYQAKVMWYIGNSKPPFPIFCRPSPKL; this is translated from the exons ATGATCACCACGCATAGAAGCGATATTACGGCGAAGGAGGCAGCTGCCTCTTCTCTCGTGGAGGAAGACGCCGGGATCAACCGTAACAGCGGCCGAAGGGAAGTCGTGTGGAACAATCTATACGTGCCAGAGAAGGAACCGGAGTGGGACGTGGACAGCTTCGACGGTCGCGAATATGAATCAGATCCCGAGGACCGTGAGTTTTTCAACGACGAGGACAGATATCAGAAACACCGTCAGAGCAGGATCGAGGCTTTGAAGAATAAG GGTTTTTTACCAGATGAAGCATATGGAATCTACACGTTTTGTAATCTTCAATCACAGACGGCTGCGGTGGCGTCTAGTAGAGAGTTGGTGACAGATCTGGCTTCATTATGTGTCAAAAAATACAACGAGGACAAG GGAATGACTTTGGAAGTGGATAGTGTTGTGAGAGCTACTGTAAGTAGAGGAGGTAGATGGAAGTTCTATCTAACGTTGATGGCTCGGGAGTATCATAATGGGCCTCTTGTTGAGTACCAAGCCAAAGTAATGTGGTATATTGGTAATTCTAAGCCTCCGTTTCCCATATTCTGCCGACCAAGCCCTAAACTCTGA
- the LOC108842512 gene encoding uncharacterized protein LOC108842512 — protein MDFHSLLRRDLQFLCKRNKIPANMTNLAMADSLKSLEIVEGLDEYMNQKISNVLQSPTSVAKLLPPSTATRTTRRKTAMKAEPQLVNRLTSKSLHGEMDQENVTEESKTNSVKIELANVAKTPAARSTRKASAATASCSIKVQESKKGELAQSAYSTRRSTRLLEKCMADLSLITKETEQEVSAKGKNPAGSEESSEEAEVIPGRDLSASMEKEWEMLEDDSDQVTEGLEISVEKTETMEVMSDDEKECDNSLVQEETLPTNEAVCEEGLKKKDNDQEATDFGNCVDLVEIPVFEHANTETNDDDKKEWKDVQTFESLGQVHYLEIEQAIVENDPEKVNTFDEETAVDPTDDSEFEPEEDDDSGVDSDSTISDSNQADHQAIQDNDSDTVKMYTFGEATMVDQTEPVEDDSGVDSEDTISEADSNKAVQGSDIAEEEMTLSESEVSVTAPTSPSLLLEEAKAKAAPPSPFAAESISAQFPRPNKSAGTTPSKNSAMKLVSVDNNNKENNMEMMVNVSDNGEIKAEAKKQKKKVEFDEENLKDVSMRQLVKMVKELSIKGSNSRTALQMLPGNNQTAE, from the exons ATGGATTTCCACAGCCTTCTGAGAAGAGACCTTCAATTTCTGTGCAAGAGGAACAAGATCCCAGCTAACATGACCAATCTCGCCATGGCCGATTCTCTCAAATCTCTTGAGATC GTCGAAGGTCTTGATGAGTACATGAATCAGAAAATCTCCAATGTTCTTCAGTCTCCAACCAGTGTAGCTAAGCTTCTCCCACCGAGTACTGCAACCAGAACAACTCGAAGGAAGACGGCAATGAAAGCTGAACCGCAGTTGGTGAACCGTTTGACGAGCAAGTCTCTTCATGGAGAAATGGACCAAGAAAATGTTACTGAAGAATCCAAGACTAACAGTGTCAAGATTGAGTTAGCCAATGTGGCCAAAACTCCTGCAGCTCGAAGTACAAGAAAGGCTTCAGCAGCAACAGCTTCTTGTAGCATCAAAGTTCAGGAGAGTAAGAAGGGTGAACTGGCTCAGTCTGCGTACAGCACGCGGAGATCAACCAGGCTGTTGGAGAAATGTATGGCTGACTTGAGTTTGATAACTAAAGAAACAGAACAAGAAGTGTCTGCAAAGGGGAAGAATCCAGCTG GTTCAGAGGAGAGCAGCGAGGAAGCTGAAGTTATCCCAGGTAGAGATTTAAGTGCTTCCATGGAGAAAGAATGGGAGATGTTGGAGGATGACAGTGATCAAGTAACTGAAGGTCTTGAGATATCTGTTGAAAAAACTGAGACCATGGAAGTTATGAGTGATGATGAAAAAG AATGCGACAACAGTTTAGTCCAAGAAGAAACATTACCGACTAATGAAGCTGTTTGTGAGGAAGGTTTGAAGAAGAAAGACAATGATCAGGAGGCTACAGATTTTGGGAATTGTGTTGATCTGGTTGAGATCCCTGTTTTTGAACATGCCAACACCGAGACAAACGATGATGATAAGAAAG AGTGGAAGGATGTTCAAACTTTCGAAAGCTTAGGACAAGTCCACTACCTTGAGATAGAACAAGCAATCGTGGAGAACGATCCCGAGAAAGTCAACACATTCGATGAAGAAACAGCGGTCGACCCAACTGATGATTCAGAATTTGAaccagaagaagatgatgattctgGTGTTGACTCAGACAGCACCATCTCTGATTCAAACCAAGCCGACCACCAAGCGATTCAGGACAATGATTCAGACACTGTGAAAATGTATACTTTTGGTGAAGCTACAATGGTGGACCAAACTGAACCTGTAGAAGATGATTCTGGTGTTGACTCAGAGGACACTATCTCTGAAGCTGATTCAAACAAAGCTGTACAAGGATCTGATATCGCTGAAGAAGAGATGACCCTATCTGAGTCAGAAGTTTCTGTAACTGCTCCAACTTCTCCTTCTCTTCTGCTGGAAGAGGCTAAAGCCAAAGCAGCTCCACCATCTCCATTCGCAGCAGAATCAATCTCAGCTCAGTTTCCAAGACCAAACAAATCAGCAGGAACAACCCCATCAAAGAACTCGGCTATGAAGCTGGTCAGTGTCGACAACAATAACAAGGAGAACAACATGGAGATGATGGTGAATGTTAGTGACAATGGAGAGATCAAAGCTGAGGctaagaaacagaagaagaaggtggAGTTCGATGAAGAGAACTTGAAAGATGTTAGCATGAGGCAACTTGTGAAGATGGTGAAGGAACTCTCTATAAAGGGCAGTAACAGCAGAACAGCATTGCAGATGTTGCCTGGTAATAATCAGACTGCAGAGTAG
- the LOC108838566 gene encoding uncharacterized protein LOC108838566 isoform X2 encodes MASSGAVSGATTVSSFFTKTSSVSNPSPKLQSSSPLLFPQKTVFHGVSLGDSKRSVSETFAVSDRKIGVLLNGSRRFQVKARTAASKTIEVEVDKPLGLTLGQKQGGGVVITGVEGGGNAAKAGLKSGDQVLYTSSFFGDELWPADKLGFTKTAIQAKPDSVYFVVSRGAEVDVKKLNKRPAPPRFGRKLTETQKAKLLTFVLIVDSYTLYQNLLMNSRIHTYVLNV; translated from the exons ATGGCATCCTCTGGTGCGGTTTCAGGAGCTACTACTGtctcttccttcttcaccaAAACCTCTTCAGTTTCAAACCCATCTCCCAAACTTCAGTCCTCGTCTCCTCTTCTCTTTCCCCAG AAAACTGTGTTTCATGGAGTTTCGTTGGGAGATTCGAAGAGGAGTGTATCAGAGACCTTCGCTGTATCCGACCGAAAGATCGGTGTGTTATTAAACGGGTCGAGAAGATTCCAAGTCAAAGCGAGGACAGCAGCTTCGAAAACCATAGAGGTTGAAGTGGACAAGCCTTTGGGTCTGACTCTTGGACAGAAGCAAGGTGGTGGAGTTGTCATCACT gGTGTGGAAGGAGGTGGGAACGCAGCAAAAGCTGGGCTTAAATCTGGAGATCAAGTTCTGTACACAAGCAGTTTCTTTGGAGATGAGCTTTGGCCTGCTGATAAGTTGGGTTTTACTAAAACCGCTATTCAGGCCAAACCTGATTCTGTCTACTTTGTTGTCAGCAG AGGTGCAGAAGTTGATGTGAAGAAGCTAAATAAGCGTCCAGCTCCTCCTCGGTTTGGAAGAAAGTTAACCGAGACTCAGAAGGCTA AGCTACTCACATTTGTCTTGATTGTGGATTCATATACACTTTACCAAAACCTTTTGATGAACAG CCGGATACATACGTATGTCCTCAATGTATAG
- the LOC108838566 gene encoding uncharacterized protein LOC108838566 isoform X1, whose protein sequence is MASSGAVSGATTVSSFFTKTSSVSNPSPKLQSSSPLLFPQKTVFHGVSLGDSKRSVSETFAVSDRKIGVLLNGSRRFQVKARTAASKTIEVEVDKPLGLTLGQKQGGGVVITGVEGGGNAAKAGLKSGDQVLYTSSFFGDELWPADKLGFTKTAIQAKPDSVYFVVSRGAEVDVKKLNKRPAPPRFGRKLTETQKTRATHICLDCGFIYTLPKPFDEQPDTYVCPQCIAPKKRFARYDVNTGKAIGGGLPPIGVIVGLLAGLGAVGALLVYGLQ, encoded by the exons ATGGCATCCTCTGGTGCGGTTTCAGGAGCTACTACTGtctcttccttcttcaccaAAACCTCTTCAGTTTCAAACCCATCTCCCAAACTTCAGTCCTCGTCTCCTCTTCTCTTTCCCCAG AAAACTGTGTTTCATGGAGTTTCGTTGGGAGATTCGAAGAGGAGTGTATCAGAGACCTTCGCTGTATCCGACCGAAAGATCGGTGTGTTATTAAACGGGTCGAGAAGATTCCAAGTCAAAGCGAGGACAGCAGCTTCGAAAACCATAGAGGTTGAAGTGGACAAGCCTTTGGGTCTGACTCTTGGACAGAAGCAAGGTGGTGGAGTTGTCATCACT gGTGTGGAAGGAGGTGGGAACGCAGCAAAAGCTGGGCTTAAATCTGGAGATCAAGTTCTGTACACAAGCAGTTTCTTTGGAGATGAGCTTTGGCCTGCTGATAAGTTGGGTTTTACTAAAACCGCTATTCAGGCCAAACCTGATTCTGTCTACTTTGTTGTCAGCAG AGGTGCAGAAGTTGATGTGAAGAAGCTAAATAAGCGTCCAGCTCCTCCTCGGTTTGGAAGAAAGTTAACCGAGACTCAGAAG ACAAGAGCTACTCACATTTGTCTTGATTGTGGATTCATATACACTTTACCAAAACCTTTTGATGAACAG CCGGATACATACGTATGTCCTCAATGTATAGCACCAAAGAAAAGGTTTGCGAGGTACGACGTGAACACAGGGAAGGCCATAGGAGGAGGACTGCCTCCGATCGGTGTTATCGTTGGCTTATTGGCCGGTCTTGGAGCTGTTGGAGCTCTGCTTGTGTATGGTCTTCAGTGA
- the LOC108830204 gene encoding uncharacterized protein LOC108830204 — MALEWVVLGYAAAAEAIMVILLTMPGLDALRKGLIAVTRNLLKPFLSIIPFCLFLLMDIYWKYETRPSCDGDSCTPSEHLRHQKSIMKSQRNALLIASALVFYWILYSVTNLVVRIEQLNQRVERLRKRE; from the coding sequence ATGGCTCTCGAATGGGTTGTCTTAGGCTACGCGGCGGCCGCGGAAGCGATCATGGTCATCCTCCTAACCATGCCTGGCCTCGACGCCCTCCGCAAAGGACTGATCGCCGTCACGCGCAACCTCCTGAAACCGTTTCTCTCCATCATACCTTTCTGCCTCTTCCTCCTCATGGACATCTACTGGAAGTACGAGACCCGGCCTTCCTGCGACGGCGACTCCTGCACCCCTTCCGAGCACCTCCGTCACCAGAAGTCGATCATGAAGTCTCAGCGCAACGCCCTCCTGATCGCGTCGGCGCTGGTTTTCTACTGGATTCTCTACTCCGTCACGAATCTCGTCGTGAGGATCGAGCAGCTTAACCAGAGGGTTGAGAGGCTTAGGAAGAGGGAGTAA
- the LOC108830193 gene encoding probable polygalacturonase At3g15720 codes for MNKTFLLLFFVLSCLFQISKLGFCLERKAHKGNNGLKSHRFLSVTSFGAVGNGKTDDTKAFLKAWKAVCNGGSRDNRQLLVPLGKTFMLNPLTFEGPCKSSSIAFLIRGNLVAPGYTWHAGNYPAWISFDSINGLVITGGGTIDGRGSVWWRNVQHRPTAMHFNNCNGLHISNLRHLNSPRNHISLSCSENISLSGLNMTAPSDSPNTDGIDISNCRGVDIHDSMISTGDDCIAINRGSSYINITGIFCGPGHGISVGSLGENGYFSAVEEVRVKNCTLSNTMNGVRIKTFQNGSGFARKISFEDIKMVASQNPIIIEQNYHNRGQNGEVSFEHSNYQSCHVNRFYQTLSGGNGRGVKVSDIRYTRIHGSSASSEAITMNCEAGLGCVDIVMDHVNIVSAKSGHKVSASCQNVHGKYFDSLISCQKKH; via the exons ATGAACAAGACtttcttgttgttgttcttcGTCTTGTCATGTTTGTTTCAAATAAGCAAATTAGGTTTCTGCTTAGAAAGAAAAGCTCATAAAGGTAACAATGGATTGAAAAGCCATCGATTCCTAAGTGTTACTAGTTTCGGAGCTGTTGGCAACGGGAAGACCGATGATACTAAG gcATTTCTCAAGGCATGGAAAGCTGTATGTAACGGCGGAAGTAGAGACAATAGACAGCTTCTAGTGCCTCTAGGAAAAACGTTCATGCTTAATCCTCTTACATTCGAAGGTCCATGCAAGTCTTCCTCCATCGCCTTTTTG ATAAGAGGCAATCTTGTTGCGCCTGGTTACACTTGGCATGCGGGAAACTACCCTGCATGGATAAGTTTTGACAGTATCAATGGTCTAGTTATCACCGGAGGCGGCACCATCGACGGTCGTGGTTCTGTATGGTGGAGAAACGTTCAGCATCGTCCCACC GCAATGCATTTCAACAACTGTAATGGTCTTCACATCTCTAATCTCCGACACTTGAACAGTCCTCGGAACCACATAAGTCTAAGCTGCTCAGAGAACATCAGCCTCTCGGGTCTAAACATGACTGCACCTAGTGATAGTCCCAATACGGATGGCATAGACATATCGAACTGTAGAGGAGTCGACATACACGACTCTATGATTTCCACTGGGGATGACTGCATTGCCATTAACAGAGGTTCTTCTTATATAAACATAACCGGCATTTTTTGCGGCCCCGGTCATGGCATCAG CGTAGGAAGCCTTGGAGAAAATGGATATTTTTCAGCCGTTGAAGAAGTGAGAGTAAAGAACTGTACTTTGTCAAACACAATGAACGGTGTCCGAATCAAGACATTTCAG AATGGATCAGGATTTGCTCGAAAAATATCATTTGAGGATATCAAGATGGTGGCTTCACAGAACCCTATTATCATCGAACAGAACTACCACAACCGAGGCCAGAACGGAGAAGTAAGCTTTGAACATAGTAACTACCAAAGTTGCCACGTAAATCGCTTTTACCAGACTCTGTCTGGTGGTAATGGCAGAGGCGTGAAAGTGAGCGATATTCGTTACACTAGAATACACGGTTCATCTGCGAGTAGTGAAGCCATCACAATGAACTGCGAAGCGGGCTTGGGATGTGTGGACATTGTAATGGACCATGTGAACATTGTTTCAGCTAAATCAGGTCACAAGGTGTCTGCTTCTTGCCAAAACGTTCATGGGAAGTACTTTGATTCACTTATTAGCTGTCAGAAAAAGCATTAA
- the LOC108839696 gene encoding uncharacterized protein LOC108839696 isoform X2, whose translation MQMSSKVTMCVVLSLLGLITALTGFAAEATKTKILASVGSGCFCCRKGPSPSRSKWIISLVCFIVSWFTFAIALLLLLSGAVLNNNHTLEATSPDPYSCYIVRTGVFSTASVLSIITIALGIVYYLCLNSSNQNVGGTRTVANQGGGIAMGQPQFPERVEDPVFVHDDTHMRRQLT comes from the exons ATGCAGATGAGTAGTAAGGTCACGATGTGTGTAGTGTTATCTCTTCTGGGTTTAATAACAGCTCTTACCGGCTTTGCTGCTGAAGCTACCAAAACCAAg ATCCTCGCAAGCGTTGGAAGCGGTTGTTTCTGTTGTAGAAAAGGTCCTTCTCCTTCAAGATCCAAGTGGATCATCTCCTTAGTCTGCTTCATCGTTTCTTG GTTCACTTTTGCTATAGCTCTCCTCCTGCTGCTATCTGGAGCTGTACTCAACAATAACCACACCCTGGAGGCAACGTCTCCCGATCCCTACTCCTGCTACATTGTTAGGACGGGCGTTTTCTCTACCGCTTCTGTGCTTTCTATTATTACTATTGCGCTTGGGATTGTCTACTATCTATGTTTGAATTCGAGTAACCAAAACGTTGGTGGCACAAGGACGGTGGCTAACCAAGGAGGAGGGATAGCAATGGGACAGCCTCAGTTTCCAGAGAGAGTAGAAGATCCTGTCTTTGTACATGACGATACTCACATGAGAAGACAgctcacttaa
- the LOC108839696 gene encoding protein VASCULATURE COMPLEXITY AND CONNECTIVITY isoform X1, with translation MQMSSKVTMCVVLSLLGLITALTGFAAEATKTKINEVTVTTSGSLCSYERSTAFTLGLNSAVFLIMAQILASVGSGCFCCRKGPSPSRSKWIISLVCFIVSWFTFAIALLLLLSGAVLNNNHTLEATSPDPYSCYIVRTGVFSTASVLSIITIALGIVYYLCLNSSNQNVGGTRTVANQGGGIAMGQPQFPERVEDPVFVHDDTHMRRQLT, from the exons ATGCAGATGAGTAGTAAGGTCACGATGTGTGTAGTGTTATCTCTTCTGGGTTTAATAACAGCTCTTACCGGCTTTGCTGCTGAAGCTACCAAAACCAAg ATAAATGAGGTCACTGTTACCACCTCTGGTTCATTATGCTCTTATGAAAGAAGCACTGCTTTCACTCTCGGCTTGAATTCAGCTGTCTTTCTAATTATGGCTCAGATCCTCGCAAGCGTTGGAAGCGGTTGTTTCTGTTGTAGAAAAGGTCCTTCTCCTTCAAGATCCAAGTGGATCATCTCCTTAGTCTGCTTCATCGTTTCTTG GTTCACTTTTGCTATAGCTCTCCTCCTGCTGCTATCTGGAGCTGTACTCAACAATAACCACACCCTGGAGGCAACGTCTCCCGATCCCTACTCCTGCTACATTGTTAGGACGGGCGTTTTCTCTACCGCTTCTGTGCTTTCTATTATTACTATTGCGCTTGGGATTGTCTACTATCTATGTTTGAATTCGAGTAACCAAAACGTTGGTGGCACAAGGACGGTGGCTAACCAAGGAGGAGGGATAGCAATGGGACAGCCTCAGTTTCCAGAGAGAGTAGAAGATCCTGTCTTTGTACATGACGATACTCACATGAGAAGACAgctcacttaa